From Pan paniscus chromosome 6, NHGRI_mPanPan1-v2.0_pri, whole genome shotgun sequence, one genomic window encodes:
- the IGFBP3 gene encoding insulin-like growth factor-binding protein 3 yields the protein MQRARPTLWAAALTLLVLLRGPPVARAGASSAGLGPVVRCEPCDARALAQCAPPPAVCAELVREPGCGCCLTCALSEGQPCGIYTERCGSGLRCQPSPDEARPLQALLDGRGLCVNASAVSRLRAYLLPAPPAPGNASESEEDRSAGSVESPSVSSTHRVSDPKFHPLHSKIIIIKKGHAKDSQRYKVDYESQSTDTQNFSSESKRETEYGPCRREMEDTLNHLKFLNVLSPRGVHIPNCDKKGFYKKKQCRPSKGRKRGFCWCVDKYGQPLPGYTTKGKEDVHCYSMQSK from the exons ATGCAGCGGGCGCGACCCACGCTCTGGGCCGCTGCGCTGACTCTGCTGGTGCTGCTCCGCGGGCCGCCGGTGGCGCGGGCTGGCGCGAGCTCGGCGGGCTTGGGTCCCGTGGTGCGCTGCGAGCCGTGCGACGCGCGTGCACTGGCCCAGTGCGCGCCTCCGCCCGCCGTGTGCGCCGAGCTGGTGCGCGAGCCGGGCTGCGGCTGCTGCCTGACGTGCGCACTGAGCGAGGGCCAGCCGTGCGGCATCTACACCGAGCGCTGTGGCTCCGGCCTTCGCTGCCAGCCGTCGCCCGACGAGGCGCGCCCGCTGCAGGCGCTGCTGGACGGCCGCGGGCTCTGCGTCAACGCTAGTGCCGTCAGCCGCCTGCGCGCCTACCTGCTGCCAGCGCCGCCAGCTCCAG GAAATGCGAGTGAGTCGGAGGAAGACCGCAGCGCCGGCAGTGTGGAGAGCCCGTCCGTCTCCAGCACGCACCGGGTGTCTGATCCCAAGTTCCACCCCCTCCATTCAAAGATAATCATCATCAAGAAAGGGCATGCTAAAGACAGCCAGCGCTACAAAGTTGACTACGAGTCTCAGAGCACAGATACCCAGAACTTCTCCTCCGAGTCCAAGCGGGAGACAGAATAT GGTCCCTGCCGTAGAGAAATGGAAGACACACTGAATCACCTGAAGTTCCTCAATGTGCTGAGTCCCAGGGGTGTACACATTCCCAACTGCGACAAGAAGGGATTTTATAAGAAAAAGCAG TGTCGCCCTTCCAAAGGCAGGAAGCGGGGCTTCTGCTGGTGTGTGGATAAGTATGGGCAGCCTCTCCCAGGCTACACCACCAAGGGGAAGGAGGACGTGCACTGCTACAGCATGCAGAGCAAGTAG